The proteins below are encoded in one region of Phaseolus vulgaris cultivar G19833 chromosome 1, P. vulgaris v2.0, whole genome shotgun sequence:
- the LOC137815952 gene encoding uncharacterized protein codes for MTNFSLNNCCQLWGDNDIDYCYSEPTNGSRGILTIWHKKFFQCCSYFINRWFIVFSGLFKEKNTPVIIVNVYSSCNLRVKRQIWADLLEIRQREPCKSWCILGDFNSIRHERERRGINSSNGNKRELQGFNNFIDNMELVDIPCIGRKYTWYRPNGKAKSRLDRFLITFEWLQHWPGCKQYVIDRQISDHCALLLKSKVVDWGPKPFRFLDIWQENKEFEHFIKSKWESYLVQGNEILVLKEKLKMLKSDLKGWNKEVFGHNDKIKLDILRNIRELDMRDDVDGLDEIKIRERRELLSQLQEINERNESLLQQKSRALWIKQGDSNSNSFMLLSNGGE; via the coding sequence ATGacaaattttagtttaaataattgCTGTCAGTTATGGGGAGATAATGACATTGATTATTGTTATAGTGAACCAACTAATGGGTCCAGGGGTATTCTCACTATTTGGCATAAAAAGTTTTTCCAGTGTTGTAGTTACTTCATAAATAGATGGTTTATTGTGTTCTCGGGGCTTTTTAAGGAGAAAAATACTCCTGTTATCATTGTAAATGTGTATTCTTCTTGTAATTTGCGCGTGAAAAGGCAAATCTGGGCTGACTTATTAGAGATAAGGCAAAGGGAACCCTGTAAATCTTGGTGCATTTTGGGGGATTTCAACTCCATAAGACATGAAAGGGAACGTAGGGGGATAAATAGTTCCAATGGTAACAAGAGAGAATTGCAAGGTTTTAATAATTTCATAGATAACATGGAACTGGTAGATATACCCTGTATTGGTAGAAAATATACTTGGTACAGACCTAATGGTAaagcaaaaagcaggcttgatAGATTCTTAATTACTTTTGAATGGCTACAACACTGGCCAGGATGCAAGCAATATGTTATAGATAGACAAATATCTGATCATTGTGCATTACTGCTAAAATCAAAAGTGGTTGATTGGGGCCCAAAACCCTTTAGGTTTCTTGACATATGGCAAGAAAACAAGGAGTTTGAACATTTCATTAAAAGCAAGTGGGAAAGTTACTTGGTTCAGGGCAACGAAATTTTAGTGTTAAAGGAGAAATTGAAGATGTTGAAAAGTGACCTGAAAGGATGGAATAAAGAGGTCTTTGGTCATAATGATAAGATTAAACTTGACATTTTGAGGAATATAAGAGAGTTGGATATGAGAGATGATGTAGATGGATTGGATGAAATTAAAATCAGGGAAAGAAGAGAACTTTTGAGTCAGTTACAGGAAataaatgagagaaatgaaTCTTTACTACAACAAAAGTCAAGAGCACTATGGATTAAACAGGGGGATTCGAACTCAAATTCTTTCATGCTTCTATCAAATGGAGGAGAATGA
- the LOC137815953 gene encoding uncharacterized protein, whose translation MAQMLRKTSKFSWNETCEGIFGQLKEFLPSPSVIQKPRPNLPIVVYPAVSEEAVNSALVQDIDNKECPVYFVSRMLHVAETRVLDDRKGGDGAGSDRQGDATILPESPHHEFDIRYEPRGAIKFQCLANFSAELTLHPDGLTEWTLYVDGSSNKNACGAGIILEGPSDLLVEQALQFAFKETNNQAEYEAILAGLNLAHDLNAREVTCKSDSQFVVGQIKGAFEVKNPLLQRYYHTVRNSITKFDKAVVEHIRRQDNKLADALSCLASTKKQSHHCSMIAQDLYRKGYSTPLLKCLTKEQNQYVL comes from the exons ATGGCGCAAATGCTTCGAAAAACATCAAAGTTCAGCTGGAATGAAACATGTGAAGGTATCTTCGGCCAGCTCAAAGAATTTTTGCCATCCCCGAGCGTCATCCAGAAACCAAGACCCAATCTTCCGATTGTAGTGTACCCAGCTGTATCGGAAGAGGCGGTCAACTCTGCCTTGGTCCAAGATATCGACAACAAGGAATGCCCAGTGTACTTTGTCAGTCGCATGCTCCATGTAGCCGAAACAAGAGTACTAGATGATAGAAAAGGTGGCGATGGTGCTGGTTCTGACCGTCAAGGGGATGCGACCATACTTCCAGAATCACCCCATCACG AATTTGACATTCGGTACGAACCGAGAGGTGCCATCAAATTCCAATGTTTGGCGAACTTCTCGGCGGAGCTAACGCTGCACCCCGACGGCTTGACCGAATGGACACTTTACGTGGATGGATCGTCCAACAAAAATGCTTGCGGTGCAGGGATCATCTTAGAAGGACCAAGCGACCTACTGGTTGAACAAGCGCTGCAGTTTGCGTTTAAAGAAACAAACAACcaggccgaatatgaagccatACTGGCCGGCCTCAACCTTGCACACGACCTCAACGCGCGTGAAGTTACATGCAAGAGTGACTCACAGTTTGTTGTCGGCCAGATTAAAGGCGCTTTTGAGGTGAAGAACCCCTTACTCCAACGCTACTATCATACAGTCAGGAACTCAATTACTAAGTTTGATAAGGCCGTTGTCGAACACATACGCCGACAGGACAATAAATTGGCGGACGCATTATCTTGCCTCGCCTCTACCAAAAAGCAAAGCCACCACTGCTCAATGATCGCTCAGGACTTGTATCGAAAGGGATACTCAACGCCGCTCCTGAAATGTCTCACCAAGGAACAAAATCAATATGTGCTATGA